The Iamia majanohamensis genome window below encodes:
- the rpmI gene encoding 50S ribosomal protein L35 has product MPKMKTHRGAAKRFKTTGRGKLMRLQANKSHILEKKPSKRTRRLSGEVEVAKGDRDRINRMLGNR; this is encoded by the coding sequence ATGCCGAAGATGAAGACCCACCGCGGCGCGGCCAAGCGCTTCAAGACCACGGGCCGGGGCAAGCTCATGCGGCTCCAGGCCAACAAGAGCCACATCCTGGAGAAGAAGCCGTCCAAGCGCACCCGCCGCCTGAGCGGTGAGGTCGAGGTGGCCAAGGGCGACCGCGACCGCATCAACCGCATGCTCGGCAACCGCTGA
- the infC gene encoding translation initiation factor IF-3, with product MGADGDQIGIRPLPEALAIARDLDLDLVEVADKANPPVCRIMDYGKYKYEAAQKAKESRKKSTNVVIKEMKYRPKIGSGDFDTKTKKVEKFLGEGHKVKVTIMFRGREMAHPELGKKILDHVAEEVVHLARVEVVPKLDGRNMIMVLAPDKKAQAAHAAKLKEAEADAEPGVVLADDPTDAHVARPDSDAAAS from the coding sequence GTGGGCGCCGACGGCGACCAGATCGGCATCCGGCCCCTGCCGGAGGCCCTCGCCATCGCCCGGGACCTGGACCTCGACCTCGTCGAGGTGGCCGACAAGGCCAACCCGCCGGTCTGTCGCATCATGGACTACGGCAAGTACAAGTACGAGGCGGCGCAGAAGGCGAAGGAGTCTCGCAAGAAGAGCACCAACGTCGTCATCAAGGAGATGAAGTACCGGCCCAAGATCGGCTCGGGCGACTTCGACACCAAGACCAAGAAGGTGGAGAAGTTCCTGGGCGAGGGCCACAAGGTGAAGGTGACGATCATGTTCCGGGGCCGCGAGATGGCCCACCCCGAGCTGGGCAAGAAGATCCTCGACCACGTGGCCGAGGAGGTCGTCCACCTGGCCCGGGTCGAGGTGGTCCCCAAGCTCGACGGGCGCAACATGATCATGGTGCTGGCCCCCGACAAGAAGGCCCAGGCGGCCCACGCGGCCAAGCTGAAGGAGGCCGAGGCCGACGCCGAGCCGGGTGTGGTCCTGGCCGACGACCCGACCGACGCCCACGTCGCCCGCCCCGACAGCGACGCCGCCGCCTCCTAG